In a genomic window of Saccharomyces kudriavzevii IFO 1802 strain IFO1802 genome assembly, chromosome: 2:
- the RCR1 gene encoding Rcr1p (similar to Saccharomyces cerevisiae RCR1 (YBR005W) and RCR2 (YDR003W); ancestral locus Anc_3.200), with product MGLISYRDETVNLAKRADGNNTGKFVNSYYSYGSSSSWQSQRWILFVIVVAVVLLIVLYTFLVNRRRQRTGRAPIRGTAWLTPPSYGQSQQQYTGNVQQHTNDYVPEYTERANEHDLGYYDERGEFHPNDKAACLSSPPLVQECSSEFDSSLERPPAAVVHQTSPSDMVNDLTRPNIGQVPVAGNAAEQLEGFSEVNGTQEITPPERAKTNSK from the coding sequence ATGGGACTCATTTCATACAGAGATGAGACGGTAAACCTGGCGAAAAGAGCAGACGGCAATAACACTGGCAAATTTGTGAACAGTTATTATTCTTATGGttcctcatcatcatgGCAATCACAACGGTGGATTTTGTTTGTGATCGTGGTTGCCGTCGTATTACTTATTGTATTATATACGTTTCTCGTCAATAGGAGAAGACAGAGGACTGGGCGTGCTCCGATAAGAGGTACTGCATGGCTAACGCCGCCTTCATACGGGCAATCTCAGCAGCAATATACCGGAAATGTACAGCAGCATACAAATGATTATGTTCCTGAATATACAGAAAGAGCTAACGAGCATGATCTTGGATACTACGATGAGCGGGGTGAATTTCACCCCAATGACAAGGCTGCATGCTTATCTTCCCCGCCATTGGTACAAGAATGTTCATCAGAATTCGACAGCTCTTTGGAAAGACCTCCCGCCGCAGTGGTTCATCAGACTAGTCCTTCAGACATGGTTAATGATTTAACAAGGCCAAATATTGGGCAAGTTCCAGTTGCAGGTAACGCGGCAGAGCAACTAGAAGGGTTTTCAGAGGTGAATGGGACACAGGAAATAACTCCACCGGAGAGGGCAAAGACGAattcaaaataa
- the UGA2 gene encoding succinate-semialdehyde dehydrogenase (NAD(P)(+)) (similar to Saccharomyces cerevisiae UGA2 (YBR006W); ancestral locus Anc_3.199) translates to MSLNKYSKPTLNDPNLFRESAYINGEWVKGTDEVFEVADPASGEIIARVPEQPVSVVEEAIDVAYAAFKTYKNTSPRERSKWLRNMYNLMLENLDDLATIITLENGKALGEAKGEIKYAASYFEWYAEEAPRLYGATIQPLNPNNRVFTVRQPVGVCGIICPWNFPSAMITRKAAAALAVGCTVLIKPDSQTPLSALAMAYLAEKAGFPKGSFNVILSHANTPKLGKTLCESPKVKKITFTGSTNVGKILMKQSSLTLKKLSFELGGNAPFIVFEDADLDQALEQAMACKFRGLGQTCVCANRLYVHSSVIDKFAKLLAERVGKFVIGHGLDPNTTHGCVINSDAIEKVERHKQDAVGKGAKVVLEGGRLPNLGPNFYAPVILSHVPSIAIVSKEETFGPLCPIFSFDTMEEVVGYANDTEFGLAAYVFSKNVDTLYTVSEALETGMVSCNTGVFSDCSIPFGGVKESGFGREGSLYGIEDYTVLKTITIGNLPNSI, encoded by the coding sequence ATGAGCTTGAACAAGTATTCCAAACCAACTTTAAACGATCCTAACTTATTTAGAGAATCTGCCTATATTAATGGCGAATGGGTCAAAGGTACGGACGAGGTTTTTGAGGTGGCAGACCCTGCTTCTGGTGAAATCATAGCAAGAGTTCCTGAACAACCAGTCTCTGTGGTTGAAGAAGCGATCGATGTTGCTTATGCCGCCTTCAAGACTTACAAAAATACATCGCCAAGAGAGAGATCTAAATGGCTCAGAAACATGTATAATTTGATGCTTGAAAATCTGGATGATTTGGCTACAATCATAACGTTAGAAAATGGGAAAGCCCTGGGAGAAGCTAAAGGGGAAATCAAATATGCAGCTTCGTATTTTGAGTGGTATGCTGAGGAAGCACCTCGTTTATATGGTGCTACCATTCAACCTTTGAATCCTAACAACAGAGTCTTCACTGTCAGGCAACCTGTTGGAGTATGTGGTATAATCTGTCCTTGGAATTTTCCAAGTGCTATGATTACAAGAAAGGCAGCTGCTGCCTTAGCTGTGGGTTGTACAGTACTCATCAAGCCAGACTCTCAAACACCACTGTCTGCGTTAGCAATGGCCTACTTGGCTGAAAAAGCCGGCTTCCCCAAGGGTTCATTTAATGTTATCCTTTCACACGCCAACACACCAAAGCTAGGTAAAACTTTATGCGAATCCCCAaaagtcaaaaaaattactttTACTGGTTCGACAAACGTCGGAAAAATCTTGATGAAACAATCTTCTttaactttgaaaaaattatcatttGAACTAGGTGGTAACGCCCCATTTATTGTCTTTGAAGATGCGGATTTGGATCAGGCCTTGGAACAAGCCATGGCTTGCAAATTTAGGGGTTTGGGCCAGACCTGTGTGTGTGCAAATAGACTTTATGTTCACTCCTCTGTAATTGACAAGTTTGCCAAATTACTGGCAGAGAGAGTCGGCAAATTCGTAATTGGTCATGGTTTAGATCCAAACACTACTCATGGTTGCGTCATTAACTCAGATGCTATTGAGAAAGTCGAAAGACATAAGCAAGACGCCGTTGGCAAGGGCGCTAAAGTTGTACTTGAAGGTGGCCGCCTACCCAATTTGGGGCCTAACTTTTACGCTCCGGTTATATTGTCGCACGTGCCATCGATAGCTATTGTTTCCAAAGAGGAAACTTTTGGTCCACTAtgtccaattttttcatttgacACTATGGAGGAAGTTGTTGGTTATGCAAATGATACTGAATTTGGTTTAGCAGCATATGTGTTTTCTAAAAATGTCGACACATTATATACTGTGTCCGAAGCTTTGGAAACTGGTATGGTCTCATGTAATACGGGTGTTTTCTCGGATTGTTCTATACCATTTGGTGGTGTTAAGGAATCAGGCTTTGGAAGAGAGGGCTCACTATATGGTATTGAGGACTACACCGTTTTGAAGACTATCACAATCGGTAATTTGCCAAATAGTATTTAA
- the DSF2 gene encoding Dsf2p (similar to Saccharomyces cerevisiae DSF2 (YBR007C); ancestral locus Anc_3.196) — MNQNIKNTSWTDRIESTNQQIRNSSAEVSQNPPPNNSFESSMDSQFSYAQSNKSSISFESIRTTERLLDKLDLSLEDELILQEALLEEENASRNSQLSQTIGPTLCMPASEFPSLRYRTNPSPTYMQTRDRSLIIDSLKEKDSNLRGKYSSCKVERHLPMKSRYSYIVEEDYDSGTFNAKNPQMNRNKNDYKYPNLDKNDIATNAPNALNFEKYRIENTKLHHFYPTLISNNNSKSNNDNTENNINKSINNDCKPEKQSSPNEFISTQKNNCLYRNGSSTSTNTSFSDVGQLSKPKTQSSLESESSSFAKARTTKNDTTPIKPSPKRSNSSTSTITKPSTLTNDISAPPTPPYKTHKKKPSLNSLKKLFKSPRPRAKNKKDLESEASSPIRSITNSLEFFDEHIQLPPAPSTANNSGPHLAKYIFPPNPVFHFKTLSSPQLAAKRKMDSKTHSNRTHLRTFSDFHTMEKISKKNESNALTEQSNKPNRPKVKRRTLSLDGTVNNSTQCTDILHHEKQGSNATNSCGKLEFHQDPCDNDESSHIGLAITMRHQGKLEESAQRLKRACMCGNKTAFLLYGLALRHGCGVEKDLKLSLGYLMAATDVKYFAAEVLNLDINPLNLTSIEDIPDNAPEPTAPALYECGMAYLKGLGVDRPDEVKGLKFLEKAAILGHVDSMCLSGTIWSKTSNIKKKNLARAAAWFRIADKKGANLIGSDWIYKEKYMKQGPK, encoded by the coding sequence ATGAATCAGAACATAAAGAACACGTCTTGGACGGACCGAATAGAAAGTACGAATCAACAAATAAGAAATAGCTCTGCAGAGGTTTCGCAAAACCCACCACCCAACAATAGCTTCGAATCATCGATGGATTCGCAATTTAGCTATGCTCAATCAAATAAAAGTAGCATTTCATTTGAATCCATTCGGACTACTGAAAGGCTTCTCGATAAATTAGACCTTAGCTTGGAAGATGAACTCATTCTGCAGGAGGCTTTGctagaagaggaaaatgcCTCGAGGAATTCACAACTGTCACAAACAATTGGTCCCACGTTATGTATGCCTGCGTCGGAGTTCCCTTCACTAAGGTATAGAACCAATCCTTCCCCAACGTATATGCAAACTAGAGATCGTTCCCTTATCATAGACAGcctgaaagaaaaagactcCAATCTGAGAGGCAAATACTCCTCCTGTAAAGTGGAAAGACATCTGCCCATGAAATCAAGATATTCTTACATCGTCGAAGAAGACTATGACTCTGGAACTTTTAATGCCAAGAATCCTCAAATGaacagaaataaaaatgattaCAAATACCCAAATCTTGATAAGAATGATATCGCTACAAATGCTCCAAATGCTCTCAACTTTGAGAAATatagaattgaaaacacTAAACTACACCATTTTTACCCGACGCTAAtatcaaataataatagcaaGAGTAATAACGATAATAcggaaaataatatcaataaatcGATAAATAATGATTGCAAACCCGAAAAGCAAAGTAGCCCTAACGAATTCATATCTACGCAAAAGAATAATTGTCTTTATCGGAATGGAAGCTCGACAAGCACCAACACCTCATTTTCTGACGTTGGGCAACTATCAAAGCCAAAAACTCAATCCTCTTTAGAAAGCgaatcttcatcattcGCAAAAGCCAGAACGACTAAAAATGACACAACTCCCATTAAGCCCTCTCCTAAGCGGTCTAATTCGTCCACTTCCACAATAACAAAACCCAGTACGCTAACGAACGACATTTCGGCACCTCCAACACCACCGTATAAAACTCATAAGAAAAAGCCATCACTAAACTCCTTAAAAAAACTGTTTAAATCTCCTAGGCCAAGGgcaaagaacaaaaaagacCTTGAATCCGAAGCCTCAAGCCCGATTCGCTCCATCACTAATTCgttggaattttttgacGAACATATCCAATTGCCTCCAGCCCCATCTACTGCTAATAATTCTGGCCCCCATTTGGCTAAATATATTTTCCCTCCAAACCCTGTATTCCACTTTAAAACATTGTCATCACCACAATTAGCtgccaaaagaaaaatggataGTAAAACACATTCAAACAGGACCCATTTGAGaacattttcagatttccatacaatggaaaaaatttcaaaaaaaaatgagtcAAATGCTCTCACGGAACAATCAAACAAGCCTAATCGCCCGAAGGTTAAAAGAAGGACGCTTTCTTTGGATGGCACAGTAAATAATTCAACTCAATGTACGGACATCCTCCATCACGAAAAGCAAGGATCAAATGCAACAAACAGTTGCGGAAAACTTGAATTTCATCAAGATCCCtgtgataatgatgaatcTTCACATATAGGATTGGCAATTACCATGCGCCATCAAGGTAAACTAGAGGAATCTGCACAACGACTGAAAAGAGCATGCATGTGTGGTAACAAAACTGCATTCCTATTATATGGGCTAGCCCTACGACATGGCTGCGGAGTGGAGAAAGACTTGAAACTTTCGTTGGGGTATTTAATGGCTGCCACTGACGTTAAATACTTTGCCGCTGAAGTTCTTAATTTGGATATAAACCCACTAAACTTAACCTCGATAGAGGATATCCCTGATAATGCACCCGAACCAACAGCCCCCGCCTTATATGAATGTGGCATGGCATATTTGAAGGGCCTTGGAGTGGACCGTCCAGACGAAGTAAAaggtttgaaatttttagaGAAAGCTGCCATATTAGGTCATGTAGACTCCATGTGTTTAAGCGGGACCATCTGGTCCAAGACTtcaaacataaaaaaaaagaacctCGCAAGAGCCGCTGCATGGTTTAGAATAGCTGATAAAAAGGGTGCGAATTTGATAGGTTCAGATTGGATTTACAAGGAAAAGTATATGAAACAAGGCCCGAAATAG
- the FLR1 gene encoding Flr1p, giving the protein MGYTSTYKHTIVVDFLEYLGIVANIETLQRAREDDGQKEYNDKKGKKPDYDIECGPDLSCSESSTGPDSSSSQIEKCDPFLVGWNGPADPENPQNWPLVKKSWVVAQIMLLTCVTYMGSSIYTPGQEYIQEEFRVGHVVATLNLSVYVLGYGLGPIIFSPLSEIARYGRLNLYMVTLFFFMIFQIGCATVHNIGGLIVMRFISGVLCSPSLATGGGTVADIISPEMVPLVLGMWSAGAVAAPILAPLLGAAMVEAKNWRFIFWLLMWLSAATFVLLAFFFPETQHHNILYRRAMKLRKETGDDRYYTEQDKLDREVETKTFLINTLYRPFKMIIKEPAILAFDLYIAVAYGCFYLFFEAFPIVFVGIYHFSLIEVGLAYMGFCVGCVFAYGLFGILNMRIIVPRFRNGTFTPEAFLIVAMSVCWCLPFSLFLFGWTAKVHWILPVISEVFFVLAVFNIFQATFAYLATCYPKYVASVFAGNGFCRASFASAFPLFGKAMYDNLAIKNYPVAWGSSLVGFFTLGLATIPFILYKYGPSLRAKSSYAD; this is encoded by the coding sequence ATGGGATATACTTCAACCTATAAACACACTATTGTCGTTGACTTCTTAGAATATTTGGGTATAGTTGCCAATATAGAAACTTTGCAGAGGGCCCGTGAAGATGATGGACAGAAAGAATATAATgacaaaaaaggaaagaaaccTGACTACGATATAGAATGCGGTCCTGATCTATCGTGTTCCGAGTCGTCTACCGGTCCAGACTCTAGTAGTTCACAAATAGAGAAATGTGACCCTTTTCTTGTTGGTTGGAATGGACCAGCTGACCCTGAAAACCCCCAAAATTGGCCGCTGGTAAAGAAATCATGGGTGGTGGCCCAGATAATGCTACTTACTTGCGTCACATACATGGGTTCCTCCATCTATACGCCTGGCCAAGAGtatattcaagaagagTTTCGCGTAGGTCACGTGGTGGCGACTTTAAATCTTTCCGTGTACGTCCTTGGTTATGGGTTGGGCCCCATAATATTCTCTCCACTATCAGAGATTGCACGTTACGGTCGTCTCAATCTTTATATGGTgactttgtttttttttatgattTTCCAGATTGGTTGTGCCACTGTGCATAACATTGGAGGTTTAATTGTCATGCGTTTTATTAGTGGTGTATTATGCAGCCCATCGTTAGCTACTGGTGGTGGTACAGTAGCGGATATAATTTCACCAGAAATGGTTCCTCTGGTTCTGGGTATGTGGTCAGCCGGTGCTGTTGCTGCACCAATCTTGGCCCCCCTGCTAGGTGCTGCTATGGTCGAAGCCAAAAATTGGCggtttattttttggctATTGATGTGGTTAAGTGCTGCTACTTTTGTCTTgttagcattttttttccctgAAACACAACATCACAACATTCTGTACCGTCGTGCTATGAAGTTGAGAAAGGAAACTGGTGATGACAGATACTACACTGAACAGGACAAACTAGATAGAGAAGTTGAAACCAAAACGTTTTTGATCAATACGTTATATAGACCTTTCAAGATGATTATCAAGGAACCGGCTATATTAGCTTTTGATCTCTATATCGCTGTTGCTTACGGTTGTTTCtacttattttttgaagctttCCCCATTGTATTTGTAGGTATCTATCATTTCAGTTTGATTGAAGTAGGATTGGCCTATATGGGGTTTTGCGTTGGATGTGTGTTTGCTTATGGCCTATTCGGTATCCTAAATATGAGAATTATTGTGCCACGTTTTAGGAATGGAACTTTCACTCCAGAGGCCTTTTTGATCGTGGCAATGAGTGTTTGCTGGTGTTTGCCTTTctctttattcttattcGGTTGGACTGCTAAAGTGCATTGGATCCTACCTGTCATCTCAGaggttttctttgttttagCTgtcttcaatattttccaGGCTACTTTTGCATATTTGGCCACATGTTATCCAAAGTATGTGGCATCTGTGTTTGCTGGCAATGGTTTTTGTCGTGCCTCATTCGCTTCTGCTTTCCCATTGTTCGGTAAAGCAATGTATGACAATCTAGCTATCAAGAACTATCCAGTCGCATGGGGCTCGTCCTTGGTGGGATTTTTCACTCTGGGCCTAGCGACCATCCCATTCATACTTTATAAGTATGGACCGTCACTACGCGCCAAGTCTTCTTATGCAGATTAG
- the HHF1 gene encoding histone H4 (similar to Saccharomyces cerevisiae HHF1 (YBR009C); ancestral locus Anc_3.194) gives MSGRGKGGKGLGKGGAKRHRKILRDNIQGITKPAIRRLARRGGVKRISGLIYEEVRAVLKSFLESVIRDSVTYTEHAKRKTVTSLDVVYALKRQGRTLYGFGG, from the coding sequence ATGTCCGGTAGAGGTAAAGGTGGTAAAGGTCTAGGTAAAGGTGGTGCTAAGCGTCACAGAAAGATTCTAAGAGATAACATCCAAGGTATCACTAAGCCAGCTATCAGAAGATTGGCAAGAAGAGGTGGTGTCAAGCGTATCTCTGGTTTAATCTACGAAGAAGTCAGAGCTGTCTTGAAGTCCTTCTTGGAATCCGTCATCAGAGACTCTGTCACCTACACTGAACACGCTAAGAGAAAGACTGTTACTTCTCTAGATGTTGTTTACGCTTTGAAGAGACAAGGTAGAACCTTATATGGTTTCGGTGGTTAA
- the HHT1 gene encoding histone H3 (similar to Saccharomyces cerevisiae HHT1 (YBR010W); ancestral locus Anc_3.193), whose product MARTKQTARKSTGGKAPRKQLASKAARKSAPSTGGVKKPHRYKPGTVALREIRRFQKSTELLIRKLPFQRLVREIAQDFKTDLRFQSSAIGALQESVEAYLVSLFEDTNLAAIHAKRVTIQKKDIKLARRLRGERS is encoded by the coding sequence ATGGCCAGAACCAAGCAAACAGCAAGAAAGTCTACTGGTGGTAAGGCCCCAAGAAAGCAATTAGCTTCTAAGGCCGCCAGAAAATCCGCCCCATCCACTGGTGGTGTTAAGAAGCCTCACAGATATAAGCCAGGTACCGTCGCATTGAGAGAAATCAGAAGATTCCAAAAATCTACTGAACTATTGATCAGAAAGCTGCCTTTCCAAAGATTGGTCAGAGAAATCGCTCAAGATTTCAAGACCGACTTGAGATTCCAATCTTCTGCTATCGGTGCTTTGCAAGAGTCTGTCGAAGCTTACCTGGTCTCTTTGTTTGAAGACACTAACCTGGCTGCTATTCACGCCAAGCGTGTTACTATCCAAAAGAAGGATATTAAGCTGGCTAGAAGATTAAGAGGTGAAAGATCATAG
- the IPP1 gene encoding inorganic diphosphatase IPP1 (similar to Saccharomyces cerevisiae IPP1 (YBR011C); ancestral locus Anc_3.191), with protein sequence MTYTTRQIGAKNTLEYKVYIENDGKPVSAFHDIPLYADKENSIFNMVVEIPRWTNAKLEITKEETLNPIIQDTKKGKLRFVRNCFPHHGYIHNYGAFPQTWEDPNVSHPETKAVGDNDPIDVLEIGEGIAYTGQVKQVKALGVMALLDEGETDWKVLAIDINDPLAPKLNDIEDVEKYFPGLLRATNEWFRIYKIPDGKPENQFAFSGEAKNKKYALDIIKETHESWKQLIAGKSSDNKGIDLTNVTLPDTPTYSETASDAVPPASPRADAPIDKSVDKWFFISGSV encoded by the coding sequence ATGACTTACACTACCAGACAAATTGGTGCTAAGAACACCTTGGAATACAAAGTTTATATCGAAAATGATGGTAAGCCAGTCTCTGCCTTCCACGACATTCCTTTGTACGCTGACAAGGAAAACAGTATTTTCAACATGGTTGTTGAAATTCCACGTTGGACCAACGCCAAGTTGGAAAtcaccaaagaagaaactttgaACCCAATCATTCAAGACACCAAGAAGGGTAAGTTGAGATTCGTTAGAAACTGTTTCCCTCACCATGGTTACATCCATAACTACGGTGCTTTCCCACAAACCTGGGAAGATCCAAATGTAAGCCACCCAGAAACCAAGGCTGTCGGTGATAACGATCCTATCGATGTTTTGGAAATTGGTGAAGGCATTGCCTACACTGGTCAAGTGAAGCAAGTCAAAGCTTTAGGTGTCATGGCTTTGTTGGATGAAGGTGAAACTGACTGGAAGGTTCTTGCCATTGATATCAACGATCCATTAGCTCCAAAATTGAACGACATTGAGGATGTTGAAAAGTACTTCCCAGGTCTATTGAGAGCTACCAACGAATGGTTTAGAATTTACAAAATCCCAGATGGTAAGCCAGAAAACCAATTTGCTTTCTCTGGTGAAGCTAAAAACAAGAAGTATGCCTTGGATATCATCAAGGAAACGCACGAATCTTGGAAGCAATTGATTGCCGGTAAGTCTTCTGACAACAAGGGTATTGATTTGACTAATGTTACTTTGCCTGATACTCCAACCTACTCAGAGACTGCCTCCGATGCCGTCCCACCAGCCTCTCCAAGGGCTGACGCTCCAATTGACAAGTCTGTTGACAAGTGGTTCTTCATCTCTGGTTCTGTTTAA
- the GRX7 gene encoding glutathione-disulfide reductase GRX7 (similar to Saccharomyces cerevisiae GRX7 (YBR014C) and GRX6 (YDL010W); ancestral locus Anc_3.189), with translation MAIVINKRNVRVLVITNILLILVFLVVRSSNADASEAVKIIHPGSLATFDQSGNAPGTPESADKAVTNKQDKEVGETNEDSKGVTFDAAAEYGKILEYSPFVVFSKTGCPYSKKLKSLLAESYAITPSYYVVELDEHEHGKELKDYIGDKTGRSTVPNVVINGISRGGYTEMAALHENDTLVDSFKEWSSDKFTVKATSQSERT, from the coding sequence atggCTATCGTtataaacaaaagaaacgTAAGGGTCCTGGTTATTACTAATATATTACTGATCTTGGTGTTCTTAGTGGTAAGGAGCTCGAACGCTGACGCTAGTGAAGCTGTAAAAATCATCCACCCTGGTTCTTTGGCAACATTCGACCAGTCAGGAAACGCTCCTGGTACACCTGAATCTGCTGATAAAGCGGTGACAAATAAACAAGATAAGGAAGTTGGTGAAACTAACGAAGATAGCAAGGGAGTCACATTTGATGCTGCTGCAGAGTACGGGAAAATACTAGAATACTCACCCTTCGTTGTCTTTAGCAAAACTGGTTGTCCTTATAGcaaaaaactgaaaagcTTATTAGCTGAGTCGTACGCAATCACTCCAAGCTATTATGTCGTAGAATTAGATGAGCATGAGCACGGAAAGGAGCTGAAAGACTATATTGGAGATAAAACTGGTCGGAGTACAGTTCCAAATGTTGTTATCAATGGCATCTCTAGGGGTGGTTATACTGAGATGGCGGCGCTACATGAAAATGATACGCTAGTAGACTCTTTCAAAGAGTGGAGTAGTGATAAATTCACTGTGAAAGCAACTTCGCAATCTGAGCGGACTTAG
- the MNN2 gene encoding alpha-1,2-mannosyltransferase MNN2 (similar to Saccharomyces cerevisiae MNN2 (YBR015C); ancestral locus Anc_3.188), with protein MLLTKRFSKLFKLAFIALILCGLFVITNKYMDENTSVREYKSYLQDYLDSHSNKHPSTDAPVTDDSSSSKVNDNAATRKLKDFYDKVFNFLILDSPTGKSARNYGKACLLNGDIGDRPDQYEELHKLSAKQLSKCLELSPDEISRLTKSHRDYVEHIATLLLPKGTYKGSGIATVGGGKFSLMAFLIIKTLRNRGTNLPVEVLIPPGDEGESEFCNKILPKYNSKCIYVSDILPVETIKKFHFEGYQFKSLALIASSFENLLLLDADNFPIKSLDNIFNEEPYVSTGLVMWPDFWRRTTHPLYYEIAGIPVNMNKRVRNSQDDITPPAVYTKDLKNLDDVPLSDLDGTIPDVSTESGQLMINKSKQLATALLSLFYNVNGPNWYYPIFSQKAAGEGDKETFIAAANFYGEPFYQVRTRTGVEGYHENKDFHGVAMLQHDFVQDYSRYLIASKKTNDKYNTMKSSASIKFDKSYSFENYFEEFFENEDTNAKNHVDVMFIHSNLPKFDPYDLSETNFLTIDKKPARSYTALHKIQNYDIELENFKALKEYVCTNKNPFKYLDDALGEDKVKWKKMCDYITERLEFLESTHDKAIADK; from the coding sequence ATGCTGCTTACTAAGAGATTTTCGAAGTTGTTCAAGCTGGCGTTTATAGCCTTGATATTATGCGGGCTGTTCGTCATTACGAACAAATACATGGATGAGAACACGTCCGTCAGGGAGTACAAGTCGTACTTGCAAGATTATCTTGACAGTCACTCTAACAAGCATCCTTCTACAGACGCTCCCGTCACTGATGATTCAAGTTCTTCGAAAGTCAATGATAACGCGGCCACTAGAAAGCTGAAAGATTTCTACGATAAAGtcttcaacttcttgaTTCTGGATTCCCCCACGGGGAAGTCCGCAAGAAATTACGGCAAGGCATGTCTGCTAAATGGCGACATCGGGGACCGTCCCGACCAATACGAAGAACTTCACAAGTTATCTGCCAAACAGTTGTCGAAGTGTTTGGAACTGTCTCCCGACGAGATATCAAGACTGACCAAAAGTCACAGGGATTACGTGGAACATATAGCGACTCTACTCCTGCCAAAGGGCACCTATAAGGGCTCCGGTATAGCCACCGTGGGTGGTGGTAAGTTCTCGCTCATGGCATTTTTGATCATCAAAACCTTGAGAAACAGGGGTACCAATCTGCCAGTGGAAGTGCTTATTCCTCCCGGTGATGAGGGTGAAAGTGAATTCTGTAACAAAATTCTACCCAAGTATAATTCCAAGTGCATTTACGTTTCAGATATCTTACCGGTGGAGACgatcaaaaaattccattttGAAGGCTACCAGTTCAAGTCCTTGGCCCTCATTGCTTCcagttttgaaaacttgCTTCTACTGGACGCTGATAATTTCCCAATCAAATCTCTAGACAATATATTCAACGAAGAACCATACGTATCAACAGGCTTGGTCATGTGGCCTGATTTCTGGAGGCGTACCACCCACCCCTTGTACTACGAAATTGCCGGTATCCCTGTAAACATGAATAAAAGGGTCCGTAACTCCCAAGACGATATCACCCCGCCCGCTGTTTACACGAAGGATCTAAAAAATCTGGATGATGTCCCGCTGAGTGACCTAGACGGCACGATTCCCGATGTCTCCACGGAATCCGGCCAGCTGATGATAAACAAGTCCAAGCAGTTGGCCACCGCCCTGTTATCTCTATTCTACAACGTTAATGGTCCAAACTGGTACTATCCAATCTTCTCTCAAAAAGCCGCTGGTGAAGGTGATAAAGAAACTTTCATTGCCGCCGCTAACTTTTATGGTGAGCCTTTTTACCAAGTTAGAACCAGGACAGGCGTTGAAGGCTACCATGAAAACAAGGATTTCCATGGGGTAGCAATGTTACAGCATGATTTTGTCCAGGATTACAGCCGTTACTTAATTGCCTCTAAGAAGACCAATGACAAGTACAACACGATGAAATCCTCTGCCTCAATCAAGTTTGACAAAAGCTACtcctttgaaaattatTTCGAAGAATTTTTCGAGAACGAGGACACAAACGCCAAGAATCATGTGGATGTTATGTTTATTCACTCAAACCTTCCAAAATTTGACCCTTACGACCTATCCGaaaccaattttttgacCATAGATAAGAAGCCTGCTCGTTCGTACACCGCCTTACATAAAATTCAGAATTACGATATCGAACTGGAGAATTTCAAAGCCTTGAAAGAATACGTCTGCACTAACAAGAACCCTTTCAAGTATCTTGATGACGCCTTGGGTGAAGACAAGgtgaaatggaaaaaaatgtgcGATTACATTACCGAGAGATTGGAGTTTTTAGAATCCACTCATGATAAGGCGATTGCTGATAAATAA